Below is a genomic region from Deltaproteobacteria bacterium HGW-Deltaproteobacteria-18.
GGTCGCGAAGCATTCTCGCGATGAGCAGCCCGGCGTCCGCCGCAAGATAGAAGCTGACTCCGGAGTTGTACATGAGATCACGATTGGCCTTCGAGAGGACAATGCCTCCGCCCGTGGAGACGACCTTGCCCGGAAGTTCCGCCGCCTTGACCAGTGCCGCCGCCTCCAGAGCACGAAAGGCATCCCAGCCCTGTTTGGCCACGATGGCGTCGATGCTCTGTCCGGCCTCGGCCACGACCATCGCGTCGGTGTCGACACACGGGCACTGCAGTGCGTCTGCCAGCGCCTTGCCGACGGTGGTCTTGCCGCTGGCGCGCATGCCCAGCAGGAAAATATTTTTCTTCTGCAGTGAAAAAGGTTCACGCTTGAACTGTCCCGAACGGAAAGTCATGGTGGCCGCGTCGTCCTCGATCTCCACTTTTTTCTTGATGAAATTCGTCATTTGCATCCTCCTTGATGTGGTGCGGTCCCAGAAATGGGCGAAAAGCATGCAAATTGCAATGCCCGGTCACCATGTCCGCCGCATTGACTGGCAAATGGCAAACAGCTAGCAACTCAAAATCACGACATCCAAACGAGGACCATCCATGAATTTCCTGAAGACATCCGTGCTGATTCTGCTGCTCTCTTTTCTGCCTTCCACCGCCATGTCACAGGACATCCAGAAAGCAGGAGTCAATGATTTCAAAAACATCATCGAAACCAACAAGGGCAAGGTACTGATCATTAATTTCTGGGCGACCTGGTGTTCCCCCTGCGTCAAGGAATTTCCGGGACTCATGAATGTGCGCCGGGAATTTTCACCGGACGACCTGACCATCGTCGGCATCTCCATGGATTACGGAGCGCGGCCGGTGGAGAATTTCGTCAAGGTCAACAAGGTCAACTTTCCCATCCTCCTTGACGACGAATCCATCGGTTCCATGCTCGACATCAAATCCATCCCCCGCACCCTGATAT
It encodes:
- a CDS encoding shikimate kinase AroL translates to MLFAHFWDRTTSRRMQMTNFIKKKVEIEDDAATMTFRSGQFKREPFSLQKKNIFLLGMRASGKTTVGKALADALQCPCVDTDAMVVAEAGQSIDAIVAKQGWDAFRALEAAALVKAAELPGKVVSTGGGIVLSKANRDLMYNSGVSFYLAADAGLLIARMLRDPDTAQRPSLTPLALHDEVAAVMSEREALYMASMDHMLQAHRSVEELVEDVLVALGLKEWDYSEKERVLDRY